The Azospirillum sp. TSH100 genome includes a region encoding these proteins:
- a CDS encoding polysaccharide biosynthesis/export family protein gives MTLLLLSGCGSISSTVGDFPSEPAPTKIANPADGYRLEPGNRVRVIVFNEANLSGDFTVDPAGNIAMPLVGNIAASGVTAKVLSTRIEDALKRDNYMQVPNVAVEVQTFRPYYVLGEVRQPGEFPYTTGMTVLSAVARAGGYDYRARQGEVVLVRPVDDGQKEYRATERTPLLPGDIVKVLERRF, from the coding sequence TTGACCCTGCTTCTGCTCAGCGGCTGCGGTTCCATTTCCTCGACAGTCGGCGATTTTCCGAGCGAGCCGGCCCCGACCAAGATCGCGAACCCGGCCGACGGCTACCGTCTGGAACCCGGCAACCGCGTTCGCGTCATCGTGTTCAATGAAGCCAACCTGTCGGGGGATTTCACGGTGGACCCAGCCGGCAACATCGCCATGCCGCTGGTCGGCAACATTGCTGCGAGCGGCGTCACCGCCAAGGTGCTGTCCACGCGCATTGAAGACGCGCTGAAGCGCGACAACTACATGCAGGTGCCGAATGTGGCGGTGGAGGTCCAGACCTTCCGCCCCTATTACGTGCTTGGCGAAGTCCGGCAGCCCGGTGAATTCCCCTATACCACCGGCATGACGGTTCTGAGCGCGGTCGCCCGTGCCGGCGGCTATGATTACCGCGCCCGTCAGGGGGAGGTCGTCCTGGTCCGTCCGGTTGACGACGGCCAGAAGGAATACCGTGCCACGGAACGGACCCCCTTGCTGCCCGGCGACATCGTGAAGGTTCTGGAGCGCCGCTTCTGA